The Dioscorea cayenensis subsp. rotundata cultivar TDr96_F1 chromosome 19, TDr96_F1_v2_PseudoChromosome.rev07_lg8_w22 25.fasta, whole genome shotgun sequence genome includes a window with the following:
- the LOC120249832 gene encoding ATP synthase delta chain, chloroplastic-like — MASSLHLSSISTVRPSAHLRSPPSISTPSSSLKLSSTFRPPPLKLALRRSRRSRRGGAVIADTAAASYANALSDVACRNNTLDTTMADVEKLGRIFSDPEVLSFFVNPIIANEEKEKVACEIADSSCLQRHTANFISILIDMNRIDIIQDIVREFENCYNRITGTEVAVVSSVVQLDSQHLAQIAQVVQKLTKAKNIRLKTVIDPSLVAGFTIRFGNSRSKLIDLSVKKHLDEIASQLDFSSISFA; from the coding sequence ATGGCCTCCTCTCTCCACCTCTCTTCAATCTCCACCGTCCGTCCCTCAGCCCATCTCCGATCTCCACCGTCCATCTCCaccccctcctcctccctcAAACTCTCCTCCACCTTCCGCCCTCCTCCCCTGAAGCTCGCTCTCCGCCGCAGCCGCCGCAGCCGCCGCGGCGGAGCCGTCATAGCCGACACCGCGGCAGCGAGCTACGCCAACGCGCTCTCCGACGTCGCCTGCAGGAACAACACTCTCGACACCACCATGGCTGATGTCGAGAAGCTCGGTCGCATCTTCTCCGACCCCGAGGTCCTTTCCTTCTTCGTTAACCCCATCATTGCCAACGAGGAAAAGGAGAAGGTCGCTTGCGAGATCGCCGATTCCTCCTGCCTCCAGCGCCACACCGCCAACTTCATCTCCATTCTCATCGACATGAACCGCATCGACATCATCCAGGACATCGTCAGAGAGTTCGAGAACTGCTACAATAGGATCACCGGCACCGAGGTCGCCGTGGTGTCGTCGGTTGTGCAGCTCGACTCGCAGCATCTTGCTCAGATCGCGCAGGTCGTGCAGAAGCTCACCAAGGCCAAGAACATCCGGCTGAAGACCGTCATTGATCCTTCTCTCGTTGCCGGGTTCACCATCAGGTTTGGGAATTCCAGGTCGAAGCTTATCGACCTGAGTGTTAAGAAGCATTTGGATGAGATCGCCTCGCAGCTCGACTTCTCTTCTATCTCCTTCGCTTGA
- the LOC120250688 gene encoding uncharacterized protein LOC120250688 → MRTKSKQKKPSIMERLGLVDQQGKLVTNPPKDVFDDFFQHWIATWGSEGQVMESPQTAEMVEGIEAMNRAIRNALYGAISCSRLPVFREICSEVPCEEYFQ, encoded by the exons ATGAGGACTaaatcaaagcaaaagaaacccAGTATCATGGAGAGGCTTGGGCTGGTTGACCAGCAAGGAAAGCTGGTCACCAACCCCCCCAAAGatgtttttgatgattttttccAG CACTGGATAGCCACATGGGGATCTGAAGGACAAGTGATGGAGAGCCCACAAACAGCAGAAATGGTTGAGGGTATTGAAGCTATGAACCGTGCCATTAGGAATGCTTTATATGGAGCTATTAGCTGTTCAAGGTTGCCTGTATTTCGTGAGATCTGTAGTGAGGTCCCTTGTGAGGAATATTTCCAGTGA